In Nicotiana tabacum cultivar K326 chromosome 10, ASM71507v2, whole genome shotgun sequence, the DNA window cactaACCTCCAAACCATACCTCTGCACATTATAAGAtgcaacagcagcagcaacagggCTTATGTCAGTAGCAACAACTCTACcagaattactcaaaatcctTGCAATCCCAATAGCAAGTGCACCACTTCCAGTCCCTAAATCAGCCCATAGGCCTTCCCTTAACTCCTCATTCTCCTTAATAGAATCTTCTACAAGGTCCACAATCAGCTCGGTCTCAGGCCTTGGTATTAAAACCCCTTCTTCTACACTCAAAACCAAATCCCTCCAATGCTCACAACCCACCACATACTGAAACGGCCTTCTTTCTTCTACCCTTTGTTTCCACAACGTATATAGTTCTTCTAAAGATGTCCTGATTGAAACTGGGGTGGCATTATCGTTATAATTGTTGTGGGTTTGGTGTGAGAGTGATTTGGGTTGTTCGAGTGCATCTTCAACGAGCCAATTTAGCTCTCGGAGCAACAGGTCGGAGTCTGGACCATTGTCTAGGTCCAAGAAAGTGGAACCCACAGAAGAAGCTAGGGATTTAGCCCAAAGGTGCCATTTCTTGAGGTCTGATAAGGTTGTTTTGAAGATAGGTGGCTTTAGAAATAGCGGTGTTTGAGGTTTGACTGAGGTTGCTAGACAAACAGCGCAACATGAGATGGGTCGAATGAAGCTCAACCTCATCTCTCCCAACTCTCTCGCCAGTCGCAACTCCGTACCTTCTTGTGGATATTTTAACACCAGTCCGACTCCCCAATAATAAGATCATAACTAATTAAAAATGAGTTTCAAAGAATCTGCAATATTAAACAATCTATTATCATTATATAAAGGGATAATAATCAAATTTGCCTCTATTGTTCGATTTTAGATTAAATATAGCTCCGTTAATCTATGGGCTTTGTACACGGTTGAAACCAGGGCCCACCcaattttactatttgaccgagactAGAGTTGCATCGAAGGTCGACTCCTTAGTGGATCAAACCAAAGCACGAGGACAAGGTACCGAGTTTGGGAATTGAGGTACCTGTCGAAATCAAGGCCAGTGGCGATCGAGACCAAATGAGATAGACATCGAGCAAAATCGGAGATAACACAATAACAAAAATGCGAGATATCTGTGACTAGTCGAAGATCATGGCAttaatctcggaacggatcaaatcaggAACAATTGAtcagctaatcatgggatttccttatgtaattagagttataccataagtagaattcctctactatataaagggagggGGGGTTTAATCATTTGTAAGACACATCGTTCacacatatcaaagcaatataacatTTTTTCTCCAGCTTATATTCTTGTTCGTCAGCTTGCTTATTTCTTAACTATTTTAGCATTAATCAATTCGAGGGCACTCTAGCTCGAGGGCTGAATTACGTTACAACACTGGTTTGTTTTGTCTTATTGTTGATTTCTATTactaatcttcatatttatcaattggtattaggtgaaatcacgtgtccttaaaaccacattatatgtttaattgttatccaattttaagggtaaacagtttggcgcccacggtggggctaaggataatagtgattgcttggTATTAATTctcataacacacactgctttacgcTTGTTCTcgtaagtgtctttgatttcaagaatcaacatgtcaaactctcaagtagCACCTACTCACACAAACAACGACCTTGGTCTTCATGGAGAGAACGAAAACATAGCCGCCCTGAAAAACGGAGTACCTCCAGTCAATCCCGATGGACTACCGGTCATAGACCCAGTCGATGTCAGCTCCCACATTGCCATTAATGGGAATTTGGGCGtcgaccctgaaaatagcatcCGCAAAATGCTCGAGCAGCCGGTCAGAACGCACAGAGCAGCGAAGAAGGCATAattagccttcgaatgatattcGAGATGTTGCAGAGTCAACAAGCTGCGATAGCACAACTTCAAAATCAGAATCGAGCACCAAGGAGAATTGAGCTCGAAACATCACAAGAAGTTGTTTATAGAGCCGAACCTGTACCAGAGAAACCGAACGCCAATGAATCGGGGACTGACGCCaccattatgaaaatgctcgaggagctcctTGGTGCTCGAATGATATTTGAGATGTTGCAGAGTCAACAAGCTGCGATAGCACAACTTCAAAATCAGAATCCAGCACCAAGGAGAATTGAGCTCGAAACATCATAAGAAGTTGTTCATAGAGCCGAACCTGTACCAGAGAAACCGGACGCCAATGAATCGGGGACTGAGGCCAtcattatgaaaatgctcgaggagctcactgaATGGATTGAATCAggtgaaaagaaaatcgaggctaatgacaaaaaggtcgaaacatacaactcccgggttgaccaaatatcgggggcaccaccgattctaaagggtttggattcgaagaagttcgtgcagaagcctttccctccaagtaCGGCTCTGAAGCCCATCCCAAAGAAATTTCGCATTCCAGAAATTCAcaaatacaatggaaccaccaaccctaatgagcatgtcacttcttatacatgcgtaATAAAGGGGAATGACTTAGAAAATGATGAGATTGAATCCGTTTTATTGAAAAAAATTGGAGAAACTTTATTGAAAGGGGTGATGATATGGTACCCATAATTTGCCACCCAATTCCATCGATTACTTtgccatgcttgcagattccttcgtaaaggcacacgtcggggcaataaaggttgcgactaggaagtcggacctcttcaaagtgagaCAAAAGAACAACGAAATGttaagggaattcgtatctcggttccagatGGAACGTATGGACCTACCCCCAGTCACAGCTGATtaggctgttcaagctttcactcaaggtttgaacgaacgaagttcgatagcatcacgacGACTAAagtagaatttaattgaatattcaGCTGTGACCTGGGCCGATGTATATAATCGATATCAGTTGAAGATCatggtcgag includes these proteins:
- the LOC107818231 gene encoding uncharacterized protein LOC107818231 encodes the protein MRLSFIRPISCCAVCLATSVKPQTPLFLKPPIFKTTLSDLKKWHLWAKSLASSVGSTFLDLDNGPDSDLLLRELNWLVEDALEQPKSLSHQTHNNYNDNATPVSIRTSLEELYTLWKQRVEERRPFQYVVGCEHWRDLVLSVEEGVLIPRPETELIVDLVEDSIKENEELREGLWADLGTGSGALAIGIARILSNSGRVVATDISPVAAAVASYNVQRYGLEEKVLVKQGSWFEPLREDDEGEFVGLVSNPPYIPSKDIDGLQAEVARHEPRLALDGGVSGMNDLIHLCDGAVSMLKPGGFFAFETNGEEQSKFLVQYIETKKQDSFSKVKMISDFAGIHRFITGFRGR